From Mus musculus strain C57BL/6J chromosome 17, GRCm38.p6 C57BL/6J, the proteins below share one genomic window:
- the Vmn1r228 gene encoding vomeronasal 1 receptor 228 produces the protein MAQPRKVQTMLWLRDMIVAIIQRKKLLNDRMDFRDMAVGIVLSFEILLGILGNFSLLFYYLILYYKEHTLKIIDMILIHVFTSNALILLSKGPPEVMGAFGSKQLFNNVGCKLILYVQRIARCMSITTTCFLSVFQAITISPSNSCWKEFKVKTTKFMGLSISFYWVMFILLNMLFPLYTASNSNRENRTQKSDSEFCHSGGRDKIVDLLYAAFCVFPEVLFSLLIVVSSTFMIVILYRHKKRVQHILHKHASLRISAENRATQTILVLVFTFLVFNTLSSILHGYIALSHDPNWWVMNITAIIALCFPTLGPFVMSHDFTASRCCFTWIKII, from the coding sequence ATGGCTCAACCTAGAAAAGTTCAAACCATGTTGTGGCTCAGAGACATGATTGTTGCcattattcaaagaaagaaaCTGCTGAATGACAGAATGGACTTTAGGGACATGGCAGTAGGAATAGTGCTCTCATTTGAGATTCTACTTGGTATTCTGGGAaacttctcccttcttttctacTATCTAATCCTTTActacaaagaacacacattaaaGATCATAGATATGATTCTTATACATGTGTTTACATCCAACGCCTTGATCCTTCTCTCCAAAGGACCCCCTGAGGTAATGGGAGCTTTTGGGTCAAAGCAGTTATTCAATAATGTTGGGTGCAAGCTTATTTTATATGTTCAAAGAATTGCCAGATGTATGTCCATCACTACCACCTGTTTCTTAAGTGTCTTTCAGGCCATCACCATCAGTCCCAGTAACTCCTGCTGGAAGGAATTTAAAGTTAAGACTACAAAGTTTATGGGCCTGTCCATTTCCTTCTACTGGGTCATGTTCATCTTACTAAATATGCTTTTCCCTTTATATACAGCTAGCAATAGTAATAGAGAAAATAGGACACAAAAGAGTGATTCTGAATTCTGTCACTCTGGAGGCCGTGACAAAATAGTAGATTTATTGTATGCTGCATTTTGCGTGTTTCCGGAAGTCTTATTTTCTTTACTCATTGTAGTTTCCAGCACCTTCATGATTGTCATACTTTACAGACACAAGAAAAGGGTTCAACACATCCTCCATAAACATGCTTCTCTTAGAATCTCTGCTGAAAACAGAGCAACACAGACCATTCTGGTCCTGGTTTTCACCTTTCTAGTGTTTAATACACTCTCTTCCATTTTACATGGATATATTGCTCTTTCACATGATCCCAATTGGTGGGTAATGAATATAACAGCAATCATAGCTTTGTGTTTTCCTACTTTAGGCCCATTTGTGATGAGTCATGATTTTACTGCTTCTAGATGTTGCTTTACCtggataaaaataatataa